The proteins below come from a single Nocardioides eburneiflavus genomic window:
- a CDS encoding AMP-binding protein, translated as MPVDEPPLVRLERHARNRALEVAVLEQRAGAWVSLTWNELYRRVIDGAAGMIEAGVNPGQVVVIRVPTGIRQLELELATRVAGAVPLLLPDVLDPAEVGRLLDEVQVRLVVVDEESRLSLLRRAALADAQLFECDDRSWERLRGMGLERRKRQPDLLTWVAKARTGAASGAVIGLPREKSSAWLFRPECSGTLSGLAADDVVLLTGAATDRFTTLTREAHLTSGCTLAWVESSAGLEAALAHVAPTHVLLDHASARVLEDLLEAATVGGAAWHPTPRDVLDAMSAQVAEARLGSRARKLAADVAALGPWWGGRLRVLVLDTRVNRTISGLATSLGFRIGRIAHHPAVKLELASEHAVVQVPAAPQVQAPDVSLPRRGRAGDGLDSAFSLAGAPSA; from the coding sequence GTGCCCGTCGACGAACCTCCTCTCGTCCGGTTGGAACGGCACGCGCGTAACCGCGCGCTCGAGGTCGCCGTGCTCGAGCAGCGTGCCGGCGCGTGGGTCTCGCTGACCTGGAACGAGCTCTACCGTCGCGTCATCGACGGCGCGGCCGGGATGATCGAGGCCGGGGTGAACCCGGGCCAGGTGGTCGTCATCCGCGTCCCGACCGGCATCCGCCAGCTCGAGCTCGAGCTCGCCACCCGCGTCGCCGGCGCCGTGCCGCTGCTGCTGCCGGACGTGCTCGACCCCGCCGAGGTGGGACGACTCCTCGACGAGGTGCAGGTGCGCCTGGTCGTGGTCGACGAGGAGAGCCGACTGAGCCTGCTGCGCCGCGCCGCCCTGGCCGACGCCCAGCTCTTCGAGTGCGACGACCGCTCGTGGGAGCGGTTGCGGGGCATGGGCCTCGAGCGCCGCAAGCGCCAGCCCGACCTGCTGACCTGGGTGGCGAAGGCCCGTACGGGTGCCGCGTCGGGCGCCGTGATCGGGCTGCCCCGCGAGAAGAGCTCGGCCTGGCTGTTCCGTCCCGAGTGCTCGGGCACCCTGTCGGGTCTGGCAGCCGACGACGTCGTGCTCCTGACCGGGGCCGCGACCGACCGCTTCACCACCCTCACGCGCGAGGCCCACCTCACCTCCGGGTGCACGCTCGCGTGGGTGGAGTCGTCCGCGGGCCTCGAGGCGGCGCTCGCCCACGTGGCACCGACCCACGTCCTGCTCGACCACGCCAGCGCCCGCGTGCTGGAGGACCTGCTCGAGGCCGCCACCGTCGGTGGTGCCGCATGGCACCCGACGCCGCGCGACGTGCTCGACGCGATGTCGGCACAAGTGGCCGAGGCCCGGCTCGGCTCGCGGGCCAGGAAGCTCGCTGCCGACGTGGCGGCACTGGGGCCGTGGTGGGGCGGCCGGCTGCGCGTGCTCGTGCTCGACACCCGTGTCAACCGGACGATCAGCGGCCTCGCGACCTCGCTCGGGTTCCGGATCGGCCGGATCGCCCACCACCCCGCCGTCAAGCTCGAGCTGGCGAGCGAGCACGCCGTGGTGCAGGTCCCGGCGGCGCCCCAGGTGCAGGCGCCCGACGTGTCCCTGCCGCGCCGCGGGCGTGCGGGGGACGGCCTCGACTCCGCCTTCTCCCTCGCGGGTGCGCCGAGCGCCTGA
- a CDS encoding isochorismate synthase — protein sequence MTTPASAPSTGPAAPLVVRTVPVDLADLPLLDLLPREQPVSWLRRGEGLVGWGVAARLETSGPTRFSDAVKWWSETVARAGVEDHVGEPGTGPVCFGTFAFADEPGDSVLVIPEVVVGRRGDRTWLTTVSVDAPTLAPTPDPAAPVGLVFSDGARNGEEWMSVVAEAVRRIGAGDLEKVVLARDLIATTDEPLDVRWPLHRLASQYEMCWTFHVDGLFGATPEMLVRRERGLVTSRVLAGTIRRTGDDERDLALAATLARSSKDLEEHEYAVRSVADALEPHCSSMNVPEAPFVLHLPNVMHLATDVNGVVHDVATSLQLAESLHPSAAVGGTPTPEATRLIAEIEGMPRDRYAGPVGWMDASGDGEWGIALRSAMVTDGGVRLFAGCGIVASSDPEAELAESQAKFVPVRDALEAG from the coding sequence GTGACGACCCCCGCGTCCGCTCCCTCCACCGGACCCGCTGCGCCCCTCGTCGTGCGCACCGTCCCCGTGGACCTCGCGGACCTCCCGCTCCTCGACCTGCTCCCCCGTGAGCAGCCGGTGAGCTGGCTGCGCCGCGGCGAGGGCCTGGTCGGCTGGGGTGTCGCCGCACGCCTGGAGACCTCGGGACCGACCCGCTTCAGCGACGCGGTGAAGTGGTGGTCGGAGACCGTCGCGCGCGCCGGCGTCGAGGACCACGTCGGCGAGCCGGGCACCGGCCCGGTCTGCTTCGGCACCTTCGCCTTCGCCGACGAGCCGGGCGACTCCGTGCTCGTCATCCCCGAGGTCGTCGTCGGCCGGCGCGGCGACCGGACCTGGCTGACGACGGTGTCCGTCGACGCCCCGACGCTGGCCCCCACGCCCGATCCCGCCGCCCCGGTCGGTCTGGTCTTCTCCGACGGCGCCCGCAACGGCGAGGAGTGGATGTCGGTCGTCGCCGAGGCGGTGCGCCGCATCGGTGCCGGCGACCTGGAGAAGGTCGTCCTGGCCCGCGACCTCATCGCCACCACCGACGAGCCGCTCGACGTCCGCTGGCCGCTGCACCGCCTCGCGTCGCAGTACGAGATGTGCTGGACGTTCCACGTCGACGGGCTGTTCGGCGCCACCCCCGAGATGCTGGTACGACGCGAGCGCGGCCTGGTGACCTCCCGCGTGCTCGCCGGCACCATCCGGCGTACGGGCGACGACGAGCGCGACCTGGCCCTGGCCGCGACCCTGGCCCGCTCCTCGAAGGACCTCGAGGAGCACGAGTACGCCGTGCGCTCGGTCGCCGACGCCCTCGAGCCGCACTGCTCGTCGATGAACGTTCCGGAGGCGCCGTTCGTCCTGCACCTGCCCAACGTCATGCACCTCGCCACCGACGTCAACGGCGTCGTGCACGACGTCGCGACCTCGCTCCAGCTGGCCGAGTCGCTCCATCCGTCGGCCGCCGTGGGCGGCACCCCCACCCCCGAGGCCACGCGCCTGATCGCCGAGATCGAGGGAATGCCGCGCGACCGCTACGCCGGCCCCGTGGGCTGGATGGACGCATCGGGCGACGGCGAGTGGGGCATCGCGCTGCGCTCGGCGATGGTCACCGACGGGGGCGTACGCCTCTTCGCGGGCTGCGGCATCGTGGCGAGCTCCGACCCCGAGGCCGAGCTGGCCGAGTCGCAGGCCAAGTTCGTGCCGGTGCGCGACGCGCTCGAGGCGGGCTGA
- a CDS encoding MBL fold metallo-hydrolase, whose protein sequence is MRITKFGHACVRIQGDGGVVVIDPGVFTDAAALDGADAVLITHEHPDHVHPDHLRSRDVPIWTIAAVARLLREQAPDVADRVTVVLPGDRLEVAGTAVEVVGEKHAVIHPDYDRFDNSGYVLESGGASAYHPGDALTPPGRAVDVLLAPVSAPWLKVSEAVDFVREVAAPRSLAIHDRVYSDVGLDMVASHMANLLPEGQAFERREPGQDL, encoded by the coding sequence ATGCGGATCACGAAGTTCGGACACGCCTGCGTGCGGATCCAGGGAGACGGCGGCGTCGTCGTCATCGACCCGGGGGTGTTCACCGACGCCGCCGCGCTCGACGGCGCGGACGCCGTGCTGATCACCCACGAGCACCCCGACCACGTGCACCCCGACCACCTGCGCTCGCGCGACGTGCCGATCTGGACGATCGCCGCCGTGGCGCGGCTGCTGCGCGAGCAGGCGCCCGACGTGGCCGACCGGGTCACGGTCGTACTCCCGGGCGACCGGCTCGAGGTCGCTGGCACCGCCGTGGAGGTGGTGGGTGAGAAGCACGCGGTGATCCACCCCGACTACGACCGCTTCGACAACTCCGGCTACGTCCTCGAGTCGGGCGGGGCCAGCGCCTACCACCCGGGGGACGCGCTGACGCCGCCCGGCCGCGCGGTCGACGTGCTGCTCGCACCGGTGAGCGCCCCCTGGCTGAAGGTCAGCGAGGCCGTCGACTTCGTGCGCGAGGTCGCCGCACCGCGGTCGCTGGCGATCCACGACCGCGTCTACAGCGACGTCGGTCTCGACATGGTCGCCTCGCACATGGCCAACCTGCTGCCCGAGGGCCAGGCGTTCGAGCGGCGCGAGCCCGGCCAGGACCTCTGA